CGGTGTCGAGCCCGCGGATGCGGTCCACCTCTTCGGAGCGGGCCGAGAGCATGATGACCGGCAGCCCGCGCGTCTCGGAGCGGGTCTTGATCTGCCGGCACACCTCGATGCCCGAGAGGTTCGGCAGCATCCAGTCGAGCACCACCACGTCGGGGTTCTCTTCCTCGAGCAGCACCAGCGCCTCCTCGCCGTTGCCGGCGGCGGCGACGCGGAAGCCCTCGGCCTCGAGGTTGTAGCGCAGCACTTCGCGTTGCGCCGGTTCGTCCTCGACGACCAGGACGGTCGGTTGATCCGCGGCCATGGGCTTACCTCAGCTCCGCGCCGGAGCTGAGCGACGGGTCGGTGGAGGTCCGGTCTTCCTTGATCCGGTCGTCCTTCGGCATCTGCCCCGTGGCGAGGAAGATCACCTGCTCGGCGATGGCGGTCACGTGGTCACCCATGCGCTCGACGTTCTTGGCGATGAAGTGCAGGTGCATGCACGAGGTGATGTTGCGCGGATCCTCGAGCATGAAGGTCAGGAACTCGCGGAAGAGCGTGTTGTACATCTGGTCGACGTCGCGGTCGCGCTCGATCACGTCCTGCGCCAGCGCCTGGTCGCGGCGGATATAGGCGTCGAGCGCGTCCTTGAGCATGTGCTCGACGTCGCGCGCCATGCGCCGGAGCGCCGCGGCCGAGCCGTCGATCGGCGCCAGCTGCGACAGCACCGCGGTGCGCTTGGCCATGTTCTTCGACAGATCGCCGATGCGCTCGAGGTTCGAGGCCATGCGCATCACCGAGAGCACCACGCGCAGGTCGCGCGCGGTGGGCGCGCGCAGGGCGATGACCCGCGCAGCTTCCTCGTTCAGCAGCTCTTCCAGCGCGTCGATCGCCTTGTCACCGGCGCGCACCTTGTCGGCCAGTTCCTCGTCGCGGGTCTCGAGCGAGAGCGCCGCGTCGCGGATCGCCACCTCGACCAGCCCGCCCATCTTGAGGATCTGCGCCTGGATCGCCTCGAGATCGCGATCGAAGGCCGAGGCGATGTGTTTCTTCAGCTCGTCGGTCATGACTTATCCGATCCGTCCGGTGATGTAGGATTCCGTGCGCGGGTCCACGGGGTTGGTGAAGATCTGGCTGGTGTCACCGTATTCCACAAGGTTGCCGAGGTGGAAAAACGCGGTCTTCTGGCTGACGCGGGCCGCCTGCTGCATCGAGTGGGTCACGATCACCACCGAGTAGTTCTCGCGCAGCTCGTCGATCAGTTCCTCGACCTGCGACGTGGCGATCGGGTCGAGCGCCGAGCAGGGCTCGTCCATCAGCAGCACCTCGGGCTCGGTGGCGACGGCGCGGGCGATGCAGAGACGCTGCTGCTGGCCGCCGGAAAGCCCGGTGCCCGGCGAGTCGAGCCGGTCCTTCACCTCGTTCCAGATCGCACCGCGACGCAGCGCCTTCTCGACAATCTCGTCGAGCTCGGCCTTGTTGCGGGCAAGCCCGTGGATGCGCGGCCCGTAGGCGACGTTGTCGTAGATCGACTTGGGGAACGGGTTCGGCTTCTGGAACACCATGCCGACCTTGGCGCGCAACTGCACCGGGTCGACGCGCTTGTCGTAGATATCCTCGCCGTCGAGCTCGATGAGCCCTTCGACGCGGCAGATGTCGATCGTGTCGTTCATCCGGTTCAGCGTGCGCAGGAAGGTGGACTTGCCGCAGCCCGACGGGCCGATGAAGGCGGTCACGGTCTTGTCGAGGATCTCGACGTTGACGTCCTTGATGGCGTGGGTGTCGCCGTAATAGACTTGCACGTCACGGGCGGAGATCTTGCTTGCGTTGGTGTCCACTTCGGTCTTCCTCAATGGCGAGTCGTACATCTTGAGTCTCCTTATACCTTACCAGCGGCGCTCGAATTTGCGGCGCAGCAGGATGGCGAGCAGGTTCATCGCCAGCAGGAAGAGCAGGAGCACGATGATCCCGCCCCAGGCGCGTTCGTAATAGGCGGGGTCCGCCCGCTTGGCCCATTCGTAGATCTGCGCGGGCATCGCCGAGTTCGGCGACAGGAAGCCCGAGAAGACCCCTTCGGGATAGTTGGTCGCGATATAGCCCACCATGCCGATCAGCAGCAGCGGCGCGGTCTCGCCGAGCGCCTGCGCCAGGCCGATGATCGTGCCGGTCAGGATGCCGGGCATGGCCAGCGGCAGCACGTGGTGGAAGGTCGCCTGCATCTTCGAGGCGCCCACCCCCAGCGCGGCGTCGCGGATCGACGGCGGCACCGCCTTGAGCGCGGCGCGGGTCGAGATCACGATGGTCGGCAGGGTCATCAGCGTGAGCGTGAGGCCCCCGACCAGCGGCGCCGACTGCGGCAGGTGCGCGAACTGGATGAAAGCGGCAAGGCCAAGGATGCCGAAGACGATCGACGGCACCGCGGCGAGGTTCGAGATGTTCACCTCGATGAAGTCGGTGAAGCGGTTCGTCGGCGCGAATTCCTCGAGGTAGATCGAGGCGGCGACGCCGATCGGCAGCGCCAGCACCAGCACGGTGATCATCATGAAGAGCGAGCCCAGCATCGACACGCCGAGCCCGGCCTGCTCGGCGCGGCTTTCCGAGGCGTCGGAACCGGTCACGAAGTCCCAGTTGAAACCCTTGTGCACGACACCCTGCGCGTGCAGCGCGTCGACGAGGTCGAGGTGCCCGGCCGAGATGTTCTTGTCCTCGGCGATGCTCTCGCGGCTGACGCGGCCCTTGAGGTAGCCGTCGACCCGGCTCGAGGCGAGGATGCGGAACTCCACGGTCTCGCCGAGGCGGTCAGGGTTGGCCAGCACCCAGTCGCGCACCTTGGCGGCGGCCGAGGCCGAGATCATCTGCTTGACGTCGCCGGCCTTCTCGAAGGGGGTCTCGGCGCCGGAATCCACGACGACCTTCCACAGCGAGTTCTCGATCAGCGGGCCATAGCCGAAGGTCGAGACCTTGGCCATCTCGGCCGGGTCGCGGTTGCCGTTCTTGTCGAGCTTGGCCTCGTCCAGGTAGACCGGCACGTCGATGAAGGTCTGCTGGAAGGCGCCGACACCGTTGCTGATGATCGCGGTCAGCAGCACCACGAGGAAGAACACCCCTGCCCCGATGGCGGCAAGCCCGTAGAGGCGGAAGCGTTTCTCGGCGGCGTTGCGTTTCCGGGTCCGGGGGTCGGCGGTCATGAGACCATGGCGGGCCGGAACGGCCGCGCCGGAATGGGTCGCGTCGGTCATCAGTCGTACTGCTCCCGGTATTTGCGCACGATGTACAGTGCGAAGACATTGAGCCCGAGGGTCATGACAAAGAGCGTCATGCCGAGGGCGAAGGCCACCAGCGCCTCGGGCGAGGCGAAGTCCGCGTCGCCGGTCAGCTGGCTGACGATCTTGGCGGTGACGGTGGTCATGGCGTCGAAGGGGTTGAGCGAGAGCCGTGCGGCGGCCCCCGCCCCCATCACCACGATCATCGTCTCGCCGATGGCGCGCGAGGCGGCGAGCAGGATGGCGCCCACGATGCCCGGCAGGGCGGCGGGCAGGATCACCTGCTTGATGGTCTCGGACTTGGTCGCGCCAAGCCCGTAGGAGCCGTCACGCAGCGATTGCGGCACGGCGTTGATGATGTCGTCCGACAGCGAGCTGACGAAGGGGATCAGCATGATCCCCATGACAAGGCCCGCGGTCATCACGGCGGTGCCCGCCTGCATCCAGTTCAGCCCGTCGCGGCCGAAGACCGACAGCAGCAGCGGGCCGACCGTCAGCAGCGCGAAGAGGCCGTAGACGATGGTCGGGATGCCGGCCAGCAGCTCGAGCGCGGGCTTGGCCAGGGCGCGGAACTTCGGCCCGGCGTATTCCGACAGGTAGACGGCGGCAAAGAGCCCGATCGGCACCGACACCAGCAGCGCGATGACCGAGATGTAGAGCGTGCCCCAGAGCAGCGGCCAGATGCCGAGCTGCGAGCCGCCGCCGAAGCTGGGCGACCAGGTGAAGGAGCCGAAGAATTCCGAGGCCGGGTAGATGCGGAAGAACTCGATCGTGTTGAAGACCAGCGACAGCACGATGCCGATGGTGGTCAGGATGGCGATCGAGGCGGCGCCGACGAGGATCATGCGGATGCCGTGCTCGACGGCGTTGCGGGCGCGGAAGTCGGGTTTCGTCTGCGCCAGCGCCAGCGCGCCGCCGCCAAGGGCGAGGCCCAGCACGACGAGGCTGCGCAGCAGGTTGCCTGTGGCGTTCGAGCCGCGGTAGCTCTGCGCCGCGGCCAGCACCTCGGGGGTGATCTCGGTGCCGACGGCGACACCTGCCGAGCCGAGCGTGGCGCGGATGTCCGAGCCGCCGACGGTCAGCGTCGCGGCGTCGCCCGAGGTCAGCAGCCCCTGCTCGACCGCGAGATCGAGCCCGTCGGCGACGCGGCGCACGTCGGACATCACGAGGCCCAGCGTCGAGCCCTCGGGGATCGCGGCCTCGGAGAGCAGGCTCGTGGCCTTGGTGTTCACGATGAAGGGTTGCGCGACCAGCCAGACGATCAGCGCGAGGAAGGCCGGCGCCATCACCTTCATGGCGACGTTCCAGCCGTAGTAGCTTGGCAGCGAGTGCAATGCGCGGCGGTCGTCTCCGGCGCCGGAGATGGCGCGCATCCGCCCCGCGACGAAGCCGAGGACGGCCAGCGCGAGAACGATCAGGATCAGCCAAAGAACAGGCATCGGGCCCCCAGATTGGTCCGGTGATCACTCACCAAAAAGGAAAACGGAGGGCAGCACGCGGCCGCCCTCCGGATGTCGGACAGGTGTCCGATTACATGCTGTCGCCCATGGTCACTTCGTCGGCGACCTTGGCTTGGGTGTCGGCCAGCTCGGGGTCCGAGACGAGGCCGTAGTTGGCGAGCGGGCCGTCCGGGCCGGCGATCTCGTCCGAGACGAAGAACTCGGCGTATTCCTTC
The Salipiger sp. H15 DNA segment above includes these coding regions:
- the phoU gene encoding phosphate signaling complex protein PhoU, whose translation is MTDELKKHIASAFDRDLEAIQAQILKMGGLVEVAIRDAALSLETRDEELADKVRAGDKAIDALEELLNEEAARVIALRAPTARDLRVVLSVMRMASNLERIGDLSKNMAKRTAVLSQLAPIDGSAAALRRMARDVEHMLKDALDAYIRRDQALAQDVIERDRDVDQMYNTLFREFLTFMLEDPRNITSCMHLHFIAKNVERMGDHVTAIAEQVIFLATGQMPKDDRIKEDRTSTDPSLSSGAELR
- the pstB gene encoding phosphate ABC transporter ATP-binding protein PstB, which encodes MYDSPLRKTEVDTNASKISARDVQVYYGDTHAIKDVNVEILDKTVTAFIGPSGCGKSTFLRTLNRMNDTIDICRVEGLIELDGEDIYDKRVDPVQLRAKVGMVFQKPNPFPKSIYDNVAYGPRIHGLARNKAELDEIVEKALRRGAIWNEVKDRLDSPGTGLSGGQQQRLCIARAVATEPEVLLMDEPCSALDPIATSQVEELIDELRENYSVVIVTHSMQQAARVSQKTAFFHLGNLVEYGDTSQIFTNPVDPRTESYITGRIG
- the pstA gene encoding phosphate ABC transporter permease PstA; amino-acid sequence: MTDATHSGAAVPARHGLMTADPRTRKRNAAEKRFRLYGLAAIGAGVFFLVVLLTAIISNGVGAFQQTFIDVPVYLDEAKLDKNGNRDPAEMAKVSTFGYGPLIENSLWKVVVDSGAETPFEKAGDVKQMISASAAAKVRDWVLANPDRLGETVEFRILASSRVDGYLKGRVSRESIAEDKNISAGHLDLVDALHAQGVVHKGFNWDFVTGSDASESRAEQAGLGVSMLGSLFMMITVLVLALPIGVAASIYLEEFAPTNRFTDFIEVNISNLAAVPSIVFGILGLAAFIQFAHLPQSAPLVGGLTLTLMTLPTIVISTRAALKAVPPSIRDAALGVGASKMQATFHHVLPLAMPGILTGTIIGLAQALGETAPLLLIGMVGYIATNYPEGVFSGFLSPNSAMPAQIYEWAKRADPAYYERAWGGIIVLLLFLLAMNLLAILLRRKFERRW
- the pstC gene encoding phosphate ABC transporter permease subunit PstC; protein product: MPVLWLILIVLALAVLGFVAGRMRAISGAGDDRRALHSLPSYYGWNVAMKVMAPAFLALIVWLVAQPFIVNTKATSLLSEAAIPEGSTLGLVMSDVRRVADGLDLAVEQGLLTSGDAATLTVGGSDIRATLGSAGVAVGTEITPEVLAAAQSYRGSNATGNLLRSLVVLGLALGGGALALAQTKPDFRARNAVEHGIRMILVGAASIAILTTIGIVLSLVFNTIEFFRIYPASEFFGSFTWSPSFGGGSQLGIWPLLWGTLYISVIALLVSVPIGLFAAVYLSEYAGPKFRALAKPALELLAGIPTIVYGLFALLTVGPLLLSVFGRDGLNWMQAGTAVMTAGLVMGIMLIPFVSSLSDDIINAVPQSLRDGSYGLGATKSETIKQVILPAALPGIVGAILLAASRAIGETMIVVMGAGAAARLSLNPFDAMTTVTAKIVSQLTGDADFASPEALVAFALGMTLFVMTLGLNVFALYIVRKYREQYD